From Populus trichocarpa isolate Nisqually-1 chromosome 19, P.trichocarpa_v4.1, whole genome shotgun sequence, a single genomic window includes:
- the LOC7469871 gene encoding uncharacterized protein LOC7469871 isoform X2 — translation MGASRKLQGEIDRVLKKVQEGVDVFDSIWNKVYDTDNANQKEKFEADLKKEIKKLQRYRDQIKTWIQSSEIKDKKVSASYEQALVDARKTIEKEMERFKICEKETKTKAFSKEGLGQQPKTDPKEKAKSETRDWLNNVVGELESQIDAFEAEIEGLTVKKGKTRPPRLTHLEASITRHKLHIKKLELILRLLDNDELSPEQVNDVKDFLDDYVERNQEDFDDFSDVDELYNSLPLDNLESLEDLVIIGPPGLVKGAPVPVLKTSLAITAPQAPQTPATVSSPPHQSVVGQEQADDTASQDSNSDIVARTPAKSGMVGSSAASTPTGNHAPISVNVQVQTLPSLLAVSPTLPGSSSVRGVLENAAPANPSHVTLTNAANSAKDEEIAGFPGHRSSSPSLVDTGLARGIGRGGLSSQPSSSISLSPGVIPSNGALGSVPSASDIAKRNVLGTDDRLGSGGMVQPSVSPLSNRMMLPHASKASDGTGAVDSSNAGDAATLSGRVFSPLVTGMQWRPGSSFQSQNEPGQFRARTEIAPDQREKFLQRLQQVQQQGHSNILGMPPLASGNHKQFPTQQNPLLQQFNSQSSSISQGSLGIGVQAAGFNTATSAALQQPNSIHQQANQQVVMSSGAKDAEVGHPSVEEQQLKQNLPEDSTTESAPTSGLGKSLVNEDELTASYAMDTSAGASGSLTESVQVPRDIDLSPGQPLQSSQPSSSLGVIGRRSVSDLGAIGDNINGSAINAGAMHNQSYNFEMLDAAYHKLPQPKDSERARSYIPRHPAATPPSYPQVQAPMASNPAFWERLSMDSVGTDTLFFAFYYQQNTYQQYLAAKELKKQSWRYHRKYNTWFQRHEEPKVTTDEYEQGTYVYFDFHVGNEDKQGWCQRIKTEFTFQYNYLEDELSV, via the exons ATGGGAGCAAGTCGCAAGCTACAAGGCGAGATCGATCGCGTTCTCAAGAAAGTTCAAGAAGGCGTCGACGTTTTTGACAGTATCTGGAACAAG GTTTATGACACAGATAATGCGAATCAAAAGGAGAAGTTTGAGGCAGACTTGAAGAAGGAAATCAAGAAACTGCAGAGATATAGGGACCAAATCAAGACATGGATTCAATCCAGTGAGATCAAGGATAAGAAG GTTAGTGCATCGTACGAGCAGGCTCTGGTGGATGCTCGTAAGACTATtgagaaagaaatggaaagatTTAAGATATGCGAGAAGGAAACAAAGACAAAAGCATTTTCCAAAGAAGGTTTGGGCCAACAACCCAAAACT GATCCAAAGGAGAAAGCTAAATCAGAAACAAGGGATTGGTTGAATAATGTG GTTGGGGAACTGGAATCTCAGATTGATGCCTTTGAAGCTGAGATTGAGGGGCTCACTGTCAAGAAAGGAAAGACAAGGCCACCCAGACTG ACACATTTAGAGGCATCCATCACACGGCACAAACTTCATATAAAGAAATTAGAGTTGATCTTGAGGCTACTAGACAATGATGAATTGAGTCCTGAGCAGGTTAATGATGTTAAAGACTTCCTGGATGACTATGTGGAACGTAATCAG gaagattttgatgattttagtgaTGTTGATGAGCTGTACAACTCATTACCATTAGACAACTTGGAGTCTCTTGAAGACCTGGTTATAATTGGTCCTCCTGGTCTTGTGAAG GGTGCTCCTGTTCCAGTATTAAAGACTTCTTTGGCAATAACGGCTCCTCAGGCTCCTCAAACACCT GCCACTGTTTCTTCTCCGCCTCATCAGAGTGTTGTTGGTCAAGAGCAAGCCGATGATACTGCTTCACAAGATAGTAATTCTGATATTGTTGCTAGAACTCCTGCCAAAAGTGGTATGGTTGGTTCTTCAGCTGCATCAACACCAACTGGGAACCATGCACCTATTTCTGTGAATGTTCAGGTTCAGACATTGCCTAGTCTGTTAGCAGTTTCTCCAACTCTTCCTGGTTCATCTTCTGTTCGAGGTGTCTTGGAAAATGCTGCTCCTGCTAATCCTTCTCATGTAACCCTGACCAATGCTGCCAATTCTGCAAAGGATGAAGAAATTGCAGGCTTCCCTGGCCATAGATCATCATCACCTTCTCTTGTTGATACTGGACTAGCAAGGGGCATTGGTAGAGGTGGCCTCTCTAGCCAGCCCTCATCTAGTATCTCCCTCAGTCCTGGTGTAATTCCTAGCAATGGAGCTCTTGGTTCAGTACCTTCAGCTTCTGACATTGCAAAGAGAAATGTTTTGGGAACTGACGATAGACTTGGGAGTGGTGGAATGGTGCAGCCCTCGGTGTCTCCACTAAGTAACAGAATGATGTTGCCTCATGCTAGCAAGGCAAGTGATGGAACTGGTGCAGTTGATTCTAGTAATGCTGGTGATGCTGCTACTCTGAGTGGCAGAGTTTTCTCTCCTTTGGTCACTGGCATGCAATGGAGACCTGGAAGTTCCTTTCAAAGTCAGAATGAACCG GGCCAATTTCGTGCAAGAACTGAAATAGCTCCTGATCAGAGAGAGAAATTCTTACAGCGTCTTCAGCAAGTCCAGCAACAAGGTCACAGTAACATTCTTGGCATGCCACCTCTTGCCAGTGGGAATCATAAGCAGTTTCCCACCCAACAAAACCCACTTTTGCAGCAG TTTAATTCTCAAAGTTCATCCATCTCTCAAGGTAGTTTGGGAATTGGAGTTCAGGCAGCAGGTTTCAATACTGCTACATCTGCTGCCTTACAGCAGCCTAATTCCATCCATCAGCAGGCTAATCAGCAAGTTGTGATGTCTAGCGGTGCGAAAGATGCAG AGGTTGGCCATCCGTCAGTTGAGGAGCAGCAGCTAAAGCAGAATTTACCTGAGGATTCAACCACTGAATCTGCCCCTACATCTGGGCTTGGCAAAAGTCTTGTGAATGAGGACGAACTCACAGCTTCATATGCAATGGATACTTCT GCTGGAGCATCTGGTTCCTTGACAGAGTCTGTACAAGTGCCAAGAGATATAGATCTCTCTCCAGGGCAACCCCTACAATCCAGTCAACCATCTAGCAGCCTAGGTGTTATTGGCCGGAGAAGCGTCTCCGACCTTGGTGCCATTGGTGATAATATCAATGGTTCTGCTATAAATGCTGGGGCAATGCATAATCAGTCATACAATTTTGAGATGCTTGATGCTGCATATCACAAGCTTCCTCAACCGAAAGACTCAGAACGAGCTAGGAGCTATATTCCG AGGCACCCTGCAGCAACACCCCCTAGCTATCCTCAAGTTCAGGCACCAATGGCAAGTAATCCTGCATTCTGGGAACGGTTAAGCATGGATAGTGTTGGCACTGACACCTTGTTCTTTGCTTTTTACTATCAACAG AATACATATCAGCAATATCTGGCTGCAAAAGAACTGAAGAAGCAATCTTGGAGATACCACAGAAAATACAACACCTGGTTTCAACGGCATGAGGAGCCAAAAGTTACTACTGATGAATATGAACAGGGGACGTATGTGTATTTTGATTTCCATGTTGGCAATGAGGACAAACAAGGATG GTGCCAAAGAATCAAGACAGAGTTCACTTTTCAGTATAACTATCTTGAAGATGAACTCAGTGTCTAG
- the LOC7469871 gene encoding uncharacterized protein LOC7469871 isoform X1, which yields MGASRKLQGEIDRVLKKVQEGVDVFDSIWNKVYDTDNANQKEKFEADLKKEIKKLQRYRDQIKTWIQSSEIKDKKVSASYEQALVDARKTIEKEMERFKICEKETKTKAFSKEGLGQQPKTDPKEKAKSETRDWLNNVVGELESQIDAFEAEIEGLTVKKGKTRPPRLTHLEASITRHKLHIKKLELILRLLDNDELSPEQVNDVKDFLDDYVERNQEDFDDFSDVDELYNSLPLDNLESLEDLVIIGPPGLVKGAPVPVLKTSLAITAPQAPQTPATVSSPPHQSVVGQEQADDTASQDSNSDIVARTPAKSGMVGSSAASTPTGNHAPISVNVQVQTLPSLLAVSPTLPGSSSVRGVLENAAPANPSHVTLTNAANSAKDEEIAGFPGHRSSSPSLVDTGLARGIGRGGLSSQPSSSISLSPGVIPSNGALGSVPSASDIAKRNVLGTDDRLGSGGMVQPSVSPLSNRMMLPHASKASDGTGAVDSSNAGDAATLSGRVFSPLVTGMQWRPGSSFQSQNEPGQFRARTEIAPDQREKFLQRLQQVQQQGHSNILGMPPLASGNHKQFPTQQNPLLQQFNSQSSSISQGSLGIGVQAAGFNTATSAALQQPNSIHQQANQQVVMSSGAKDAEVGHPSVEEQQLKQNLPEDSTTESAPTSGLGKSLVNEDELTASYAMDTSLQAGASGSLTESVQVPRDIDLSPGQPLQSSQPSSSLGVIGRRSVSDLGAIGDNINGSAINAGAMHNQSYNFEMLDAAYHKLPQPKDSERARSYIPRHPAATPPSYPQVQAPMASNPAFWERLSMDSVGTDTLFFAFYYQQNTYQQYLAAKELKKQSWRYHRKYNTWFQRHEEPKVTTDEYEQGTYVYFDFHVGNEDKQGWCQRIKTEFTFQYNYLEDELSV from the exons ATGGGAGCAAGTCGCAAGCTACAAGGCGAGATCGATCGCGTTCTCAAGAAAGTTCAAGAAGGCGTCGACGTTTTTGACAGTATCTGGAACAAG GTTTATGACACAGATAATGCGAATCAAAAGGAGAAGTTTGAGGCAGACTTGAAGAAGGAAATCAAGAAACTGCAGAGATATAGGGACCAAATCAAGACATGGATTCAATCCAGTGAGATCAAGGATAAGAAG GTTAGTGCATCGTACGAGCAGGCTCTGGTGGATGCTCGTAAGACTATtgagaaagaaatggaaagatTTAAGATATGCGAGAAGGAAACAAAGACAAAAGCATTTTCCAAAGAAGGTTTGGGCCAACAACCCAAAACT GATCCAAAGGAGAAAGCTAAATCAGAAACAAGGGATTGGTTGAATAATGTG GTTGGGGAACTGGAATCTCAGATTGATGCCTTTGAAGCTGAGATTGAGGGGCTCACTGTCAAGAAAGGAAAGACAAGGCCACCCAGACTG ACACATTTAGAGGCATCCATCACACGGCACAAACTTCATATAAAGAAATTAGAGTTGATCTTGAGGCTACTAGACAATGATGAATTGAGTCCTGAGCAGGTTAATGATGTTAAAGACTTCCTGGATGACTATGTGGAACGTAATCAG gaagattttgatgattttagtgaTGTTGATGAGCTGTACAACTCATTACCATTAGACAACTTGGAGTCTCTTGAAGACCTGGTTATAATTGGTCCTCCTGGTCTTGTGAAG GGTGCTCCTGTTCCAGTATTAAAGACTTCTTTGGCAATAACGGCTCCTCAGGCTCCTCAAACACCT GCCACTGTTTCTTCTCCGCCTCATCAGAGTGTTGTTGGTCAAGAGCAAGCCGATGATACTGCTTCACAAGATAGTAATTCTGATATTGTTGCTAGAACTCCTGCCAAAAGTGGTATGGTTGGTTCTTCAGCTGCATCAACACCAACTGGGAACCATGCACCTATTTCTGTGAATGTTCAGGTTCAGACATTGCCTAGTCTGTTAGCAGTTTCTCCAACTCTTCCTGGTTCATCTTCTGTTCGAGGTGTCTTGGAAAATGCTGCTCCTGCTAATCCTTCTCATGTAACCCTGACCAATGCTGCCAATTCTGCAAAGGATGAAGAAATTGCAGGCTTCCCTGGCCATAGATCATCATCACCTTCTCTTGTTGATACTGGACTAGCAAGGGGCATTGGTAGAGGTGGCCTCTCTAGCCAGCCCTCATCTAGTATCTCCCTCAGTCCTGGTGTAATTCCTAGCAATGGAGCTCTTGGTTCAGTACCTTCAGCTTCTGACATTGCAAAGAGAAATGTTTTGGGAACTGACGATAGACTTGGGAGTGGTGGAATGGTGCAGCCCTCGGTGTCTCCACTAAGTAACAGAATGATGTTGCCTCATGCTAGCAAGGCAAGTGATGGAACTGGTGCAGTTGATTCTAGTAATGCTGGTGATGCTGCTACTCTGAGTGGCAGAGTTTTCTCTCCTTTGGTCACTGGCATGCAATGGAGACCTGGAAGTTCCTTTCAAAGTCAGAATGAACCG GGCCAATTTCGTGCAAGAACTGAAATAGCTCCTGATCAGAGAGAGAAATTCTTACAGCGTCTTCAGCAAGTCCAGCAACAAGGTCACAGTAACATTCTTGGCATGCCACCTCTTGCCAGTGGGAATCATAAGCAGTTTCCCACCCAACAAAACCCACTTTTGCAGCAG TTTAATTCTCAAAGTTCATCCATCTCTCAAGGTAGTTTGGGAATTGGAGTTCAGGCAGCAGGTTTCAATACTGCTACATCTGCTGCCTTACAGCAGCCTAATTCCATCCATCAGCAGGCTAATCAGCAAGTTGTGATGTCTAGCGGTGCGAAAGATGCAG AGGTTGGCCATCCGTCAGTTGAGGAGCAGCAGCTAAAGCAGAATTTACCTGAGGATTCAACCACTGAATCTGCCCCTACATCTGGGCTTGGCAAAAGTCTTGTGAATGAGGACGAACTCACAGCTTCATATGCAATGGATACTTCT CTGCAGGCTGGAGCATCTGGTTCCTTGACAGAGTCTGTACAAGTGCCAAGAGATATAGATCTCTCTCCAGGGCAACCCCTACAATCCAGTCAACCATCTAGCAGCCTAGGTGTTATTGGCCGGAGAAGCGTCTCCGACCTTGGTGCCATTGGTGATAATATCAATGGTTCTGCTATAAATGCTGGGGCAATGCATAATCAGTCATACAATTTTGAGATGCTTGATGCTGCATATCACAAGCTTCCTCAACCGAAAGACTCAGAACGAGCTAGGAGCTATATTCCG AGGCACCCTGCAGCAACACCCCCTAGCTATCCTCAAGTTCAGGCACCAATGGCAAGTAATCCTGCATTCTGGGAACGGTTAAGCATGGATAGTGTTGGCACTGACACCTTGTTCTTTGCTTTTTACTATCAACAG AATACATATCAGCAATATCTGGCTGCAAAAGAACTGAAGAAGCAATCTTGGAGATACCACAGAAAATACAACACCTGGTTTCAACGGCATGAGGAGCCAAAAGTTACTACTGATGAATATGAACAGGGGACGTATGTGTATTTTGATTTCCATGTTGGCAATGAGGACAAACAAGGATG GTGCCAAAGAATCAAGACAGAGTTCACTTTTCAGTATAACTATCTTGAAGATGAACTCAGTGTCTAG
- the LOC7469872 gene encoding glucan endo-1,3-beta-glucosidase 8, protein MGTCWFLKLVLVLGLLRNCVDGLGVNWGTMAIRKLPPETVVQMLKDNGILKVKLFDADQNTMTSLAGTGIEVMVAIPNDQLAVMGDYNRAKDWVKRNVTRYDFDGGVTIKYVAVGNEPFLKSYNGSFLNTTFPALRNIQNALNDAGVGDSIKATVPFNADVYNSPDDQAYPSSGRFRSDINDIMTEMVQFLGQNNAPFTVNIYPFLSLYGNDDFPFDYAFFDGAPQPVVDRGTGIQYTNVFDANFDTLVSALKAAGHGDMPIIVGEVGWPTDGDKNANIGNAIRFYNGLLPRLAGNRGTPLRPGYIEVYLFGLLDEDAKSIAPGNFERHWGIFRYDGQPKFPMDLSGQVANKWLVGAQNVQYLPSKWCMFNPNAKDLSKLADNINYACSRSDCTALGYGSSCNGLDTNGNASYAFNMYYQVQNQDEFACNFEGLAMVTEQNISQGNCNFTIQIVASSSSSLTLSLMGSVFVTALLTSLFL, encoded by the exons atggGCACCTGTTGGTTTCTCAAATTAGTTTTGGTTTTAGGCCTTTTAAGGAATTGTGTTGATGGTCTTGGTGTTAATTGGGGAACTATGGCTATACGTAAATTGCCACCAGAAACAGTTgttcaaatgttgaaggataatgGGATCCTAAAAGTGAAGCTTTTTGATGCAGACCAAAATACAATGACTTCACTTGCTGGTACTGGCATTGAAGTTATGGTTGCTATTCCTAATGACCAGCTTGCTGTGATGGGTGATTATAATCGTGCTAAAGATTGGGTAAAGAGGAATGTAACTCGTTATGATTTTGACGGAGGAGTTACCATCAA GTATGTAGCAGTTGGTAATGAGCCTTTTCTCAAATCCTACAATGGTTCATTCTTAAACACCACCTTCCCAGCACTTCGGAACATACAAAATGCCCTCAATGATGCTGGGGTTGGAGACTCCATAAAGGCCACTGTACCCTTTAATGCTGACGTCTATAACTCCCCAGATGACCAAGCCTATCCATCTTCTGGAAGATTCCGCAGTGATATTAATGACATTATGACCGAGATGGTTCAGTTTTTGGGTCAGAACAACGCACCTTTCACTGTGAACATCTATCCTTTCTTGAGTCTCTATGGGAATGACGATTTCCCATTTGATTATGCTTTCTTTGACGGGGCTCCTCAACCTGTTGTAGATAGAGGTACTGGGATTCAGTACACCAATGTTTTTGATGCTAACTTCGACACCTTGGTCTCGGCCCTGAAAGCAGCGGGCCATGGGGATATGCCCATTATAGTAGGTGAGGTAGGTTGGCCAACAGATGGGGACAAGAATGCCAACATAGGTAATGCTATTAGATTTTACAATGGGCTTTTACCACGACTTGCAGGCAACAGAGGCACCCCACTTCGGCCTGGCTACATAGAAGTTTACTTGTTTGGTCTTCTTGACGAGGATGCCAAGAGCATCGCTCCTGGGAATTTTGAGCGCCATTGGGGAATCTTTCGATATGATGGGCAGCCTAAGTTTCCAATGGATCTTTCTGGTCAGGTTGCAAACAAGTGGCTAGTGGGTGCGCAGAATGTTCAATATCTACCGTCAAAATGGTGCATGTTTAATCCAAACGCCAAGGATCTTAGCAAGCTTGCAGATAACATAAATTATGCCTGCTCCCGTTCAGATTGCACGGCACTTGGATATGGCTCCTCCTGTAATGGCCTGGACACCAATGGGAATGCTTCATATGCATTCAATATGTACTACCAGGTGCAAAACCAGGATGAATTCGCCTGTAATTTCGAGGGCCTGGCCATGGTTACCGAACAGAATATTTCTCAAGGGAACTGCAATTTCACCATCCAGATAGTAGCTTCATCTTCCTCCTCTCTCACCCTGTCATTGATGGGTTCTGTATTTGTAACAGCCTTGTTAACATCCCTTTTTCTATAG